ACGGCCGGCCCTGTTTCCGCACAGATTTGTGAGTTCCTTATGCAGAAATACGAGGTGCCTGTCTCCAGTCCACGAAAAAATGCTATTCCAGTCACGTGGTAAGGATCAGGGGAGAAAGGCGATAGCCCATGAGTGCAGTGAGCGAATCCATCGCCCAGCGGGTGACCTTGGGAATGCTGGTCGAACGGTACGGTTTTGAAGTCGATCCACCCTTCGCCACCAATGTCACCATTACCTCACTCAGCGATGCCGTGGATACCGTTATTCCCGGCTCGCTGTTCATCTGCACGCATGAGCAGGAACCCGATGTACTGCATGCCGCACAGGCAGGTGCCTATGCGGCGTTGCTGCCACGCGCGTCCAAAGGGCAGATCGCCAATGCCGATATACCGTTGCTCTACGGCGATTGCGACGATCGCGTACTCGGCGATCTGGCCAGCGGCCTGGCCGGCGGACCATCCAACGCCATGGCGGTGTTCGCGGTGACCGGTGCGGATGAGCAGGCCGTCGACGCAGGCGTGTCCCAGCTCTCCGAATTCCTGCACATGCTGGGCAATCCGGTGGCGGTAATCACCGCATCCGGGTCCACGTCGATGACACGTACCATGAACCTGAACTATCCTCTGGGCATCCTCGATATGCAGCGCGCGCTGTCCGTGTGCGCCGAAGACGGTGTGGCGGCCGTGATCATCGCCATGGATGACCGCACATTGGCCGAGCATGCGTTGGAATCGGTGAACGTGGATGTGCTGGGCACGGAAGATGTCAACGCAAGCGCAAGCTTGGACGAATTGAAGACACGCTACGCATTCGTTGCGGAACATGACATGTCCATGACCTCGTCGACACCCGAATCGGATGAAATGGCTGCGGATTCACCGGCCATGTACGACCGCGTCCGACTCGGGCACATGTCCTTGGCCATCGCCATGGTACTGGCCGCCGGCGTGAGGAAAAACAACATACGCAGTGCCCTGCATGTGGCCAATAATCTCAATTAAGTCCGTGGATGCGGGACGAAGCGTAATCGTAAAGGAGTTTGAAACACCATGGTTCCGATGAGCGTGGAGGAGATCGCCAAGGCCGTCGATGGTCGATTGATCGGCGACGCCGATTCCGAGTCTCGATCTACCAATACGGTCAGTGACTCGCGGCAGGCCGGCCCCGGATCGGTGTTTGTGGCCATCCGAGGCGAGCATGTCGATGGGCATGACTTTGTGGCGAAAACCGCTGGACAAGGAGCCACGGTGGCCATCGTCGACCATGAGGTGGAGTCCGATGGCCTGCCGCAGATCGTAGTGAAAGACACGGTCGACGCCCTTGGCGAGCTCGCCCGACACAACATCGTTCGCCGCCGCGAGCTGGACGGCGACTTCGACATCATCGGATTGACCGGTTCGGTGGGCAAGACCACCACCAAGGATCTGCTCTCCTCCCTGCTTGCCACCGTAGGCCCGACCGTGGCTCCGGTGGGATCGTTCAACAATGAGATCGGCCTGCCGCTCACTGCGTTGCGGGTCGATGAGCACACCCGGTTCTTCGTGGCTGAGATGGGTGCCAGCCATATCGGCGAAATCGCGCGACTGACCCGTATCGCACCGCCGAACACGGCAATCGTATTGAAGGTCGGCGTCGCTCACCTTGGAGAATTCGGCTCCCGCGAACGCATCGCACAGGCGAAAAGCGAAATCGTGCAGGGGCTGCTTCCCGGAGGCACCGCGGTACTGAACGCCGATGACGAACACGTGGTTCCCATGGCCGGCTTGGCCAGCGGCGATGTGCTGTGGTTCGGCTTGGGATCGTCGCAGGAGCCCGAGGTGCGGGCCATTGATGTCACTGCCGACCGGTCCGATCATGCTGAATTCACGTTGGTCGATGCGGACGGCAACCATACGCCGGTGCATCTGGGCATTCCTGGACGTCACAACGTGATGAACGCGTTGGCCGCCGCAACCGTGGCGATGCGTTACGGTATGGCACCCGAAACGGTGGCGCGGATTCTGGCCTCGCAGCACACCATCAGCCCTCATCGCATGGCAT
The window above is part of the Bifidobacterium longum subsp. infantis ATCC 15697 = JCM 1222 = DSM 20088 genome. Proteins encoded here:
- a CDS encoding UDP-N-acetylmuramoyl-tripeptide--D-alanyl-D-alanine ligase, giving the protein MVPMSVEEIAKAVDGRLIGDADSESRSTNTVSDSRQAGPGSVFVAIRGEHVDGHDFVAKTAGQGATVAIVDHEVESDGLPQIVVKDTVDALGELARHNIVRRRELDGDFDIIGLTGSVGKTTTKDLLSSLLATVGPTVAPVGSFNNEIGLPLTALRVDEHTRFFVAEMGASHIGEIARLTRIAPPNTAIVLKVGVAHLGEFGSRERIAQAKSEIVQGLLPGGTAVLNADDEHVVPMAGLASGDVLWFGLGSSQEPEVRAIDVTADRSDHAEFTLVDADGNHTPVHLGIPGRHNVMNALAAATVAMRYGMAPETVARILASQHTISPHRMALSTVNREGTSFTLIDDSFNANPDSMKAGLNGLKAWNSNDGKDPFRVALLGAMLELGADETALHTSIGTYAAELGIDAIIAVGSAQDQHLDALAQALADGARQSPSASVDCVHDIDAAEQLVIDLARNHPDAVVLLKGSHASGLSALAERWAKN